A region of Haliotis asinina isolate JCU_RB_2024 chromosome 7, JCU_Hal_asi_v2, whole genome shotgun sequence DNA encodes the following proteins:
- the LOC137291244 gene encoding probable methyltransferase-like protein 24 has product MKRSAVGFGIASFIFVGIIVFHEEIGEYFQGDQLVPIIYEENCQSHKFEKGNAFADKPIIPEAECRRGHVPPARSEIRKLDPGQLTEIYHSYVENIQVACGDMKRMGLQQDGGWEICNDPLVRPKKPCLVYSFGINNDFSFDDAMEQEYGCQVHSFDPSMGKTDHQRSKGIMFHSLGISDYNGRSERKWPMKTLNCIRESLGHTQTTIDVLKIDIEDMEWKVFPEMMTNNALHNVTQFVFEVHISLQHTDSPPDKYITALEIFRDLYDLGYRIFLTHRNQYCHYKSMSGKQRTSCHEIFMMKVC; this is encoded by the exons ATGAAGCGTTCGGCTGTTGGATTTGGTATCGCCTCGTTCATATTTGTTGGAATTATCGTATTTCATGAAGAAATTGGAGAATATTTTCAG GGCGACCAGCTGGTGCCAATTATCTACGAAGAGAACTGTCAAAGTCACAAGTTCGAAAAG GGTAATGCTTTCGCGGATAAACCAATTATCCCTGAGGCGGAGTGTCGGCGAGGTCATGTGCCACCAGCACGATCCGAGATACGAAAGCTTGATCCAGGTCAACTAACTGAAATATACCACAG TTACGTGGAAAACATCCAGGTAGCGTGTGGGGACATGAAGAGAATGGGGCTGCAACAAGATGGCGGCTGGGAAATTTGTAACGACCCCCTCGTCAGACCAAAGAAACCGTGCTTGGTCTATTCCTTTGG CATCAACAATGACTTCAGTTTCGACGATGCAATGGAACAAGAATACGGATGTCAAGTTCATTCATTTGATCCGAG TATGGGCAAAACAGATCACCAGCGTAGCAAAGGGATAATGTTTCATTCTCTGGGAATTTCCGACTACAATGGGAGATCAGAGAGGAAATGGCCGATGAAAACCCTCAACTGTATACGAGAGTCTCTCGGCCACACACAG ACTACAATCGATGTTTTAAAAATTGATATTGAGGATATGGAGTGGAAAGTGTTTCCGGAAATGATGACAAACAACGCGTTACATAACGTGACACAGTTTGTATTTGAGGTGCACATTTCTCTGCAACATACAGACTCGCCCCCAGACAAGTATATAACGGCACTGGAAATATTCCGTGATTTATATGATCTTGGTTATCGGATTTTCTTGACACACAGAAACCAGTACTGCCATTACAAGTCGATGTCAGGAAAGCAGAGGACTTCTTGCCACGAGATTTTCATGATGAAAGTTTGCTGA